From a single Ciconia boyciana chromosome 4, ASM3463844v1, whole genome shotgun sequence genomic region:
- the SLC26A1 gene encoding sulfate anion transporter 1, which translates to MQTEQCLTEDFHSFQRAKPAEHSCQKAIQEHTHEVNTGTMERPLEATRMENSTSCFLMERKTRVKINRKEVMLAKLRRSCSCTPKKLKNFVMDFLPVLRWLPKYQCKEYIWGDVMSGLVIGIILVPQAIAYSLLAGLKPIYSLYTSFFANIIYFLMGTSRHVSVGIFSLISLMVGQVVDRELLLAGFDLNDDAPPALGDGSLQNDSQSNTTAFNLTIAGMNVECGKECYAIGIATALTFVAGVYQVLMGIFRLGFVSMYLSESVLDGFATGASLTILTAQVKYLIGIKIPRSQGHGMLVITWINIFRNISQANLCDVITSAICIVVLVTAKELGDRYKHKLKFPLPTELVVIVVATLVSHYGKLNEVYGSSVSGAIPTGFIPPRVPHFNLMLKVAVDALPLAIVSFVFTVSLSEMCAKKYAYTIRANQEMFAVGFCNIIPSFFHSFATSAALAKTLVKTSTGCQTQVSGVISAMVVLLVLLFLAPLFYSLQKCVLACIIIVSLRGALRKFRDVPARYHVNKVDTLVWVVTMSASALISTEIGLLVGIVFSMLCIVVRTQRPRTALLGQIQDTSFYEDDLEYENLSSVSKVKIFRFEAPLYYANRNYFLKSLYRLTNLDPNLEAARRKKCEKMEKQHLKKGDHTTANGLGIGETTLQLVPKQIDFQALVVDCSSISFLDTTGVNTLKEILKDYKDLNISVLLACCNPSVIDSLKRGGYFGKDFGSMQEMLFYSIHNAVQFAKDQKLPADCSV; encoded by the exons ATGCAAACAGAGCAATGCCTGACTGAAGACTTCCATTCATTCCAACGTGCAAAACCAGCTGAACATTCCTGTCAAAAAGCTATCCAG GAACACACACATGAAGTAAACACTGGGACAATGGAAAGACCACTTGAGGCTACCAGGATGGAAAACAGCACCTCCTGCTTTCTCATGGAAAGAAAGACTCGTGTCAAGATTAATAGGAAAGAAGTCATGCTAGCTAAGCTgaggaggagctgctcctgcacccCAAAGAAGCTGAAGAACTTTGTCATGGACTTCCTTCCTGTTTTACGATGGCTTCCCAAATACCAGTGCAAAGAGTACATTTGGGGGGATGTTATGTCTGGGTTAGTGATTGGGATCATTTTGGTGCCCCAAGCAATCGCATACTCACTGCTGGCAGGTCTGAAGCCCATTTATAGTCTTTATACATCATTCTTTGCCAACATCATCTATTTCTTAATGGGCACATCCCGTCATGTCTCAGTTGGCATTTTCAGCTTGATAAGCTTAATGGTAGGACAAGTAGTGGACCGAGAACTTCTCTTGGCTGGGTTTGACTTGAATGATGATGCCCCACCAGCCTTGGGTGATGGCTCTCTGCAGAATGACAGTCAATCCAACACCACTGCCTTCAACCTTACAATTGCAGGGATGAATGTTGAGTGTGGGAAAGAATGCTACGCTATTGGCATTGCTACAGCCTTGACATTTGTGGCTGGAGTGTATCAG GTTCTAATGGGAATCTTTCGCCTGGGTTTCGTATCTATGTACCTATCTGAGTCTGTACTAGATGGCTTTGCAACTGGTGCTTCCTTAACCATTTTAACTGCTCAAGTGAAGTATCTGATTGGAATAAAAATCCCACGTAGTCAAGGACATGGGATGCTTGTTATTACCTGGATTAACATTTTCCGGAACATTTCTCAGGCTAACCTTTGTGATGTCATCACAAGTGCCATTTGTATCGTGGTGCTGGTCACTGCTAAGGAACTGGGAGATCGATATAAGCATAAGCTGAAATTTCCTCTTCCCACAGAGCTGGTAGTTATTGTTGTGGCAACACTGGTGTCACACTACGGGAAGTTAAATGAAGTGTATGGATCCAGTGTTTCTGGAGCTATTCCAACAGGATTTATTCCCCCCAGGGTACCACATTTCAACTTAATGCTCAAAGTCGCTGTAGATGCTTTGCCTCTTGCCATAGTCAGCTTTGTCTTCACTGTATCCCTTTCTGAAATGTGTGCCAAGAAATATGCTTACACCATCCGAGCCAATCAGGAAATGTTTGCTGTGGGGTTCTGCAACAtcattccttctttcttccactcTTTTGCAACGAGTGCAGCTCTGGCAAAAACACTCGTCAAAACATCTACAGGCTGCCAGACTCAAGTCTCTGGAGTAATTAGTGCAATGGTGGTTTTGCTGGTGCTGCTCTTCTTGGCACCTCTCTTCTACTCCTTGCAGAAGTGTGTCCTGGCTTGTATCATCATTGTCAGCCTCCGAGGAGCCCTGAGGAAGTTCCGAGATGTGCCAGCACGGTACCATGTGAATAAGGTGGACACACTTGTTTGGGTCGTTACCATGTCTGCGTCTGCCTTGATCAGCACAGAAATAGGGTTATTGGTTGGCATTGTTTTCTCCATGTTATGCATTGTTGTTCGTACGCAGCGGCCACGGACAGCCCTGCTTGGTCAGATCCAAGACACCAGCTTTTATGAGGATGACTTAGAATATGaaaatctctcttctgtttcaaaggTCAAAATATTCCGTTTTGAGGCCCCACTTTACTATGCAAATAGAAACTACTTCCTAAAGTCTCTGTACAGATTGACTAACTTAGATCCTAACCTAGAAGCTGctagaaggaagaaatgtgagaagatggaaaagcagcatctgAAAAAGGGAGATCACACAACTGCTAATGGACTGGGCATTGGAGAAACCACTCTGCAACTAGTTCCTAAGCAAATTGATTTCCAAGCCCTTGTTGTAGATTGCTCTTCCATCTCATTTTTGGACACGACTGGCGTTAATACGCtaaaagaaatcctgaaagACTACAAGGacttaaacatttctgttctcCTGGCTTGCTGCAATCCATCAGTGATAGACTCTCTGAAAAGAGGTGGTTACTTTGGGAAAGATTTTGGAAGTATGCAGGAAATGCTCTTCTACAGTATACATAATGCTGTGCAGTTTGCAAAAGACCAAAAGCTTCCAGCAGATTGCTCAGTTTAA